The following proteins are co-located in the Phaeacidiphilus oryzae TH49 genome:
- a CDS encoding RidA family protein produces MSTDPITAGGHTRIRPFNTRDTYPEQNLDNDLCQAVVAGNTVYVRGQIGQNLDTSESVGIGDPEAQAEQAMANIAMLLEEAGARMEHLVKLTVYLVDPRYREAVYRTVGRWTKGVHPISTGLVVSALARPEWLCEIDAVAVIPGEAR; encoded by the coding sequence ATGAGCACAGACCCGATCACCGCCGGCGGCCACACCAGGATCAGGCCGTTCAACACCCGGGACACCTACCCGGAACAGAACCTCGACAACGACCTGTGCCAGGCCGTGGTCGCCGGGAACACGGTCTACGTCCGGGGCCAGATCGGGCAGAACCTGGACACCAGTGAGTCGGTCGGCATCGGCGACCCGGAGGCCCAGGCCGAGCAGGCGATGGCCAATATCGCCATGCTGCTGGAAGAGGCCGGCGCCAGGATGGAGCACCTGGTCAAGCTGACCGTCTACCTGGTCGACCCGCGCTACCGCGAGGCCGTCTACCGCACCGTCGGCCGCTGGACCAAGGGCGTCCACCCGATCTCGACCGGGCTGGTGGTCTCCGCCCTGGCCCGGCCGGAGTGGCTGTGCGAGATCGACGCGGTCGCGGTCATCCCCGGG